One window from the genome of Cryptomeria japonica chromosome 6, Sugi_1.0, whole genome shotgun sequence encodes:
- the LOC131856096 gene encoding serine/threonine-protein kinase SRK2A-like, with amino-acid sequence MDNDRYQLVKDIGSGNFGVAKLMQDKHSKQLVAVKYIERGHKIDQNVQREIINHRCLNHPNIVRFKELLLTPTHLAIVMEYAAGGELFERISKAGRLSEDEARFFFQQIISGVSYCHSKQICHRDLKLENILLDGSHEVIPRIKICDFGYSKSCLLQSRPKSTVGTPFYIAPEVLSRKGYYDGKAADVWSCGVALYVMLVGAYPFQDPHHPSDLRKTIERVLKVQYRIPDCTAECRNLLSRIFVADPAKRITIQEIRNHQWFVKKLRADLVDAGDSKRVDINGYDEEGQSMDEIMRMIAEARIPTSQGLGLGRYCLEVDDMVD; translated from the coding sequence ATGGATAATGATAGGTACCAACTTGTGAAGGATATTGGGTCAGGCAACTTTGGCGTAGCGAAGCTCATGCAAGACAAGCACAGCAAACAACTGGTTGCTGTCAAGTATATTGAGAGGGGCCACAAGATTGACCAGAATGTGCAGAGGGAGATCATCAATCACCGTTGTCTCAACCATCCAAACATTGTACGCTTCAAAGAGCTGCTATTGACACCCACCCATCTGGCAATAGTCATGGAATATGCAGCAGGTGGGGAGCTCTTTGAACGCATTTCTAAAGCTGGGCGCCTTAGCGAGGATGAGGCCCGATTCTTCTTTCAACAAATCATATCAGGGGTGAGCTATTGCCATTCTAAGCAAATCTGTCACAGGGATTTGAAGCTGGAAAACATACTGCTGGATGGGAGTCATGAGGTAATTCCTCGTATCAAGATCTGTGATTTTGGTTACTCAAAGTCTTGTTTGCTTCAATCTCGGCCCAAATCCACTGTGGGAACGCCTTTCTACATAGCCCCGGAGGTTTTATCAAGGAAAGGATACTACGATGGCAAGGCTGCAGATGTGTGGTCATGTGGTGTAGCACTCTATGTCATGTTAGTGGGAGCTTATCCGTTCCAGGATCCCCATCATCCAAGTGATTTGAGAAAGACTATCGAGCGCGTATTGAAGGTGCAATACAGGATTCCGGATTGTACTGCAGAATGTCGTAACCTTCTGTCAAGAATTTTTGTTGCAGATCCTGCCAAGAGGATCACAATTCAGGAGATTCGAAATCACCAGTGGTTCGTCAAGAAGTTAAGAGCAGATTTGGTAGATGCAGGAGACAGTAAGAGGGTAGACATTAATGGGTATGATGAGGAAGGTCAGAGCATGGATGAGATAATGAGGATGATAGCAGAGGCCAGAATACCTACATCTCAGGGATTAGGGCTGGGGCGATACTGCCTTGAGGTCGATGATATGGTGGATTAG